A section of the Oryza sativa Japonica Group chromosome 1, ASM3414082v1 genome encodes:
- the LOC4325257 gene encoding GDSL esterase/lipase At5g45910 isoform X1, with the protein MAANKAVVVVAAVLLLLAVVARRASSQSYNAIYNFGDSITDTGNLCTGGCPSWLTTGQPPYGNTFFGRPTGRCTNGRVIIDFLADRFGLPLLPPSKASGGDFKKGANMAIIGATTMNFDFFQSLGLGNSIWNNGPLDTQIQWFQQLLPSICGNDCKSYLSKSLFIVGEFGGNDYNAPLFGGKSMDEVKGYVPQIIAKITSGVDTLIGLGAVDIVVPGVMPIGCFPLYLTLYQSSNSDDYDGNGCLKSYNSLSVYHNGLLKQGLAGVQAKYPAVRLMYGNFYDQVTQMVQSPGSFGLQYGLKVCCGAGGQGSYNYNNKARCGMSGASACGDPENYLVWDGIHLTEAAYRSIADGWLSGPYCSPAILH; encoded by the exons ATGGCGGCCAAcaaggccgtcgtcgtcgtcgccgccgtcctcctcctcctcgccgtcgtcgcccggcGAGCGTCGTCGCAGAGCTACAACGCGATATACAACTTCGGCGACTCCATCACCGACACCGGCAACCTCTGCACCGGCGGCTGCCCGTCGTGGCTCACCACCGGCCAGCCTCCCTACGGCAACACCTTCTTCGGCCGCCCCACCGGCCGCTGCACCAACGGCCGCGTCATCATCGACTTCCTAG CTGATCGCTTCGGATTgccgctgctcccgccgtcgaaggcgagcggcggcgacttcAAGAAGGGCGCGAACATGGCCATCATCGGCGCCACCACCATGAACTTCGACTTCTTCCAGTCGCTCGGGTTGGGCAACAGCATCTGGAACAACGGCCCTCTGGACACCCAAATCCAGTGGTTCCAGCAGCTCTTGCCCTCCATCTGCGGCAACG ATTGCAAGAGCTACCTGAGCAAGTCGCTGTTCATCGTGGGCGAGTTCGGGGGCAACGACTACAACGCCCCTCTCTTCGGCGGCAAGAGCATGGACGAGGTGAAAGGCTACGTGCCTCAGATCATCGCCAAGATCACAAGCGGCGTAGAT ACGCTGATCGGGCTGGGAGCGGTGGACATCGTGGTGCCGGGGGTGATGCCGATCGGGTGCTTCCCGCTGTACCTGACGCTGTACCAGAGCTCCAACTCCGACGACTACGACGGCAATGGCTGCCTCAAGAGCTACAACTCCCTCTCCGTCTACCACAACGGCCTGCTCAAGCAGGGGCTCGCCGGCGTCCAGGCCAAGTACCCGGCCGTCCGCCTCATGTACGGCAACTTCTACGACCAGGTCACCCAGATGGTTCAGTCTCCCGGGAGTTTCG GGCTACAATATGGCCTGAAAGTGTGCTGCGGCGCCGGTGGGCAAGGCTCCTACAACTACAATAACAAGGCGAGGTGTGGCATGTCAGGGGCAAGTGCCTGTGGAGACCCGGAGAATTACTTGGTCTGGGATGGCATTCACCTCACCGAGGCTGCCTACCGTTCGATCGCGGATGGATGGCTCAGCGGGCCATACTGTAGCCCAGCTATTCTGCACtga
- the LOC4325257 gene encoding GDSL esterase/lipase At5g45910 isoform X2: MAANKAVVVVAAVLLLLAVVARRASSQSYNAIYNFGDSITDTGNLCTGGCPSWLTTGQPPYGNTFFGRPTGRCTNGRVIIDFLADRFGLPLLPPSKASGGDFKKGANMAIIGATTMNFDFFQSLGLGNSIWNNGPLDTQIQWFQQLLPSICGNDCKSYLSKSLFIVGEFGGNDYNAPLFGGKSMDETLIGLGAVDIVVPGVMPIGCFPLYLTLYQSSNSDDYDGNGCLKSYNSLSVYHNGLLKQGLAGVQAKYPAVRLMYGNFYDQVTQMVQSPGSFGLQYGLKVCCGAGGQGSYNYNNKARCGMSGASACGDPENYLVWDGIHLTEAAYRSIADGWLSGPYCSPAILH, translated from the exons ATGGCGGCCAAcaaggccgtcgtcgtcgtcgccgccgtcctcctcctcctcgccgtcgtcgcccggcGAGCGTCGTCGCAGAGCTACAACGCGATATACAACTTCGGCGACTCCATCACCGACACCGGCAACCTCTGCACCGGCGGCTGCCCGTCGTGGCTCACCACCGGCCAGCCTCCCTACGGCAACACCTTCTTCGGCCGCCCCACCGGCCGCTGCACCAACGGCCGCGTCATCATCGACTTCCTAG CTGATCGCTTCGGATTgccgctgctcccgccgtcgaaggcgagcggcggcgacttcAAGAAGGGCGCGAACATGGCCATCATCGGCGCCACCACCATGAACTTCGACTTCTTCCAGTCGCTCGGGTTGGGCAACAGCATCTGGAACAACGGCCCTCTGGACACCCAAATCCAGTGGTTCCAGCAGCTCTTGCCCTCCATCTGCGGCAACG ATTGCAAGAGCTACCTGAGCAAGTCGCTGTTCATCGTGGGCGAGTTCGGGGGCAACGACTACAACGCCCCTCTCTTCGGCGGCAAGAGCATGGACGAG ACGCTGATCGGGCTGGGAGCGGTGGACATCGTGGTGCCGGGGGTGATGCCGATCGGGTGCTTCCCGCTGTACCTGACGCTGTACCAGAGCTCCAACTCCGACGACTACGACGGCAATGGCTGCCTCAAGAGCTACAACTCCCTCTCCGTCTACCACAACGGCCTGCTCAAGCAGGGGCTCGCCGGCGTCCAGGCCAAGTACCCGGCCGTCCGCCTCATGTACGGCAACTTCTACGACCAGGTCACCCAGATGGTTCAGTCTCCCGGGAGTTTCG GGCTACAATATGGCCTGAAAGTGTGCTGCGGCGCCGGTGGGCAAGGCTCCTACAACTACAATAACAAGGCGAGGTGTGGCATGTCAGGGGCAAGTGCCTGTGGAGACCCGGAGAATTACTTGGTCTGGGATGGCATTCACCTCACCGAGGCTGCCTACCGTTCGATCGCGGATGGATGGCTCAGCGGGCCATACTGTAGCCCAGCTATTCTGCACtga